In Gossypium raimondii isolate GPD5lz chromosome 12, ASM2569854v1, whole genome shotgun sequence, a single window of DNA contains:
- the LOC128035501 gene encoding protein MAINTENANCE OF MERISTEMS-like, which yields MAGELIRLDNQHISVEQMKMSVDRILECYIRNMHGPPSPLVENYLREAGFWHVATVGRGWKLDPKLISALIERWRPETHTFHLPCGECTITLEYVNLQLGLPVDGYPVTGSVQSGDWGAVCYELLGVILEKINRGRIEMGWL from the exons atggccggagaattgattcgtcttgataaccagcacatatccgtcgaacaaatgaaaatg tctgtagatcggatattggaatgctatatccggaatatgcatggtcctccatcaccgttggtagagaattacctgcgggaagcaggtttttggcacgtggcgacggtaggccggggatggaagttggacccgaaacttatcagtgcgttgatcgagaggtggagacccgagacgcacacattccatcttccatgtggagagtgcactatcactttggaataTGTcaatctgcaattgggattgccggtggacgggtacccagtcaccgggtctgttcAATCTGGCGATTGGGGAGCCGTGTGCTACGAGCTGTTGGGCGTTATTCTGGAAAAAATTAACagaggtcggatcgagatgggctggttatgA